Proteins encoded in a region of the Pseudomonas denitrificans (nom. rej.) genome:
- a CDS encoding cupin domain-containing protein has translation MKTPVIYRPLQVTELKDWGVIPTMLEGESHVSGVVLHKGPEGQSECGIWHCTPGKWFCHVTSDEFCHFLEGRCTYVHESGEVIEIEPDTAAFFPKDWKGVCTVHETIKKVYMIR, from the coding sequence ATGAAGACCCCCGTTATCTACCGCCCGCTGCAGGTCACCGAACTCAAGGACTGGGGCGTGATCCCGACCATGCTCGAGGGCGAGTCCCATGTCAGCGGCGTGGTCCTGCACAAGGGGCCCGAAGGCCAGTCCGAATGCGGCATCTGGCATTGCACGCCGGGCAAGTGGTTCTGCCACGTGACCAGCGACGAGTTCTGCCACTTCCTCGAGGGCCGTTGCACCTACGTGCACGAGTCCGGCGAGGTGATCGAGATCGAGCCGGACACCGCGGCCTTCTTCCCCAAGGACTGGAAGGGCGTGTGCACCGTGCACGAGACCATCAAGAAGGTCTACATGATCCGGTGA
- a CDS encoding polyamine ABC transporter substrate-binding protein yields MKLKTMLYAGATLALTLSATTASAKDLVISIWDGYMAPDNLEKFQKATGLEADKSLHATNEEIMGKLMASGGEGYDVVFVSSPFAEILHKQGLLAEIDPAKVPNLKNLYPEAQKLEYDVGNHFSVPYTWGTTGICYRSDKVSPAPSSWSDLLKPSDALKGKTTMLATDRWLLGAGFLANGWSVNDGNPDQINAVRDQLIATKKRLLSFDDTTFYSKLASGEALMAHAWDGWCNYGTQANESIKFVVPKEGSDLWVDTMVVLKSSKNPDAAYRFINYMLEPANHAWVAENILYKVPNQAAMATLKPDLLAKYPNLTTTPAELVKQQQLRDVGGSTQKAYTRAVTEIMAAQ; encoded by the coding sequence ATGAAGCTGAAGACCATGCTCTACGCAGGGGCAACCCTCGCGCTCACGCTGTCCGCCACCACGGCCAGTGCCAAGGATCTGGTGATCTCTATCTGGGACGGCTACATGGCCCCGGACAACCTGGAGAAGTTCCAGAAGGCCACTGGCCTCGAAGCCGACAAATCCCTCCACGCCACCAACGAAGAGATCATGGGCAAGCTCATGGCCTCCGGCGGCGAAGGCTATGACGTGGTGTTCGTTTCCTCGCCCTTTGCCGAGATCCTGCACAAGCAGGGCCTGCTCGCCGAGATCGATCCGGCCAAGGTGCCGAACCTGAAGAATCTCTACCCCGAAGCGCAGAAGCTCGAGTACGACGTCGGCAACCACTTCTCCGTGCCTTACACCTGGGGCACCACCGGCATCTGCTACCGCTCGGACAAGGTCAGCCCGGCGCCTTCGAGCTGGAGCGACCTGCTCAAGCCCTCCGACGCCCTCAAGGGCAAGACCACCATGCTTGCCACCGACCGCTGGCTGCTGGGCGCGGGCTTCCTCGCCAACGGCTGGTCGGTGAACGACGGCAACCCGGACCAGATCAATGCGGTGCGCGACCAGCTGATCGCCACCAAGAAGCGCCTGCTGTCCTTCGACGACACCACCTTCTACTCCAAGCTGGCCTCGGGCGAGGCGCTGATGGCCCACGCCTGGGACGGCTGGTGCAACTACGGCACCCAGGCCAACGAGTCGATCAAGTTCGTCGTGCCCAAGGAAGGTTCCGACCTCTGGGTGGACACCATGGTCGTGTTGAAAAGCTCGAAGAACCCCGACGCCGCCTACCGCTTCATCAACTACATGCTGGAGCCGGCGAACCATGCCTGGGTCGCCGAGAACATCCTCTACAAGGTGCCCAACCAGGCGGCGATGGCGACCTTGAAGCCCGACCTGCTGGCCAAGTACCCGAACCTCACCACCACGCCGGCCGAACTGGTCAAGCAGCAGCAGTTGCGTGACGTCGGCGGCTCCACGCAGAAGGCCTATACCCGCGCCGTGACCGAGATCATGGCTGCACAGTAG
- a CDS encoding ABC transporter ATP-binding protein: MTKSSDLLVLEQVSKSYGEGLTAVDQVSLSIRENEFFALLGPSGCGKTTLMRMIAGFETPSSGAIYLNGQDISPLPPNKRPLNLMFQSYALFPNMTVRGNIAYGLEMEKLPAVEIRQRVDAVLETAQLGPLSNRRPDQLSGGQRQRVALARALVKRPRVLLLDEPLGALDKKLREKMQLELKRLQHESGITFIMVTHDQEEALVMSDRMAVLRDGKVCQCGSPSELYENPGSRFVADFIGVSNLIEGRRVGTNRLQAGDQVLNIETTAESSPESVTLALRPERLRVLTDATPATDNQIHGEVAEVAYHGLDTNLHVNTALSSKPLIVRVPSSDYDFLRLAAGMPVRLGWDARHGRVLTH; the protein is encoded by the coding sequence ATGACTAAGTCATCCGACCTGCTCGTGCTGGAGCAGGTGAGCAAATCCTACGGCGAGGGCCTGACGGCGGTGGACCAGGTGTCGCTGAGCATCCGCGAGAACGAGTTCTTCGCGCTGCTCGGTCCCTCCGGCTGCGGCAAGACCACCCTGATGCGCATGATCGCCGGCTTCGAGACGCCCAGCTCCGGCGCGATCTATCTCAATGGCCAGGACATCTCGCCACTGCCGCCGAACAAGCGCCCGCTGAACCTGATGTTCCAGTCCTATGCGCTGTTTCCCAACATGACCGTGCGCGGCAACATCGCCTACGGTCTGGAGATGGAGAAGCTGCCAGCCGTGGAAATCCGCCAGCGCGTCGATGCGGTGCTGGAGACCGCGCAGCTCGGCCCGTTGTCCAACCGCCGGCCGGACCAGCTCTCCGGCGGCCAGCGCCAGCGCGTCGCCCTGGCCCGCGCGCTGGTCAAGCGTCCGCGTGTGCTGCTACTGGACGAACCCCTCGGCGCGCTGGACAAGAAGCTGCGCGAGAAGATGCAGTTGGAGCTCAAGCGCCTGCAGCACGAGAGTGGCATCACTTTCATCATGGTCACCCACGACCAGGAAGAAGCCCTGGTCATGTCCGACCGCATGGCCGTGCTGCGTGACGGCAAGGTCTGCCAGTGCGGCAGCCCCAGTGAACTCTACGAGAATCCGGGCAGCCGCTTCGTTGCCGACTTCATCGGCGTCAGCAACCTGATCGAAGGCCGCCGCGTGGGCACCAATCGCCTGCAGGCCGGCGACCAGGTGCTGAACATCGAGACCACCGCCGAGTCCAGCCCGGAGAGCGTGACCCTGGCGCTGCGCCCGGAGCGTTTACGGGTTCTCACCGACGCCACGCCGGCCACCGACAACCAGATTCACGGCGAGGTGGCCGAAGTGGCCTACCACGGCCTGGACACCAACCTGCACGTGAACACGGCGCTCTCCAGCAAGCCGCTGATCGTCCGCGTGCCGTCCTCGGACTACGACTTCTTGCGCCTTGCCGCCGGCATGCCGGTGCGCCTGGGCTGGGATGCGCGGCACGGCCGCGTGCTGACTCACTGA
- a CDS encoding GntR family transcriptional regulator translates to MSKDTEKRPRTNHLELARRIIEHAQDTGLGDGDGLSEQQLARTFGVSRTLIRAGLDLLLEQQLVAHEPGKGYRLAADPSAQVLGPALPQAEEQALAASVLRDRMAGRLGNSLSASELMRRYDIGRAAAQKVLAQLSEDQVLERGAGQSWSFRPLLNNLAALEDSLRYRLILEPEALLAPGFDPDLARLALLRGAMEDLLSAPIERFDVAQFRELDIGFHELIAQGCGNRFVGDALLQHQRLRRLPNLLPMVSVHRLQEALREHLRIIEQIERGQLEVAADLMRLHLRLSFAQRPQTANRGIPQSFALGRR, encoded by the coding sequence TTGAGCAAGGACACCGAGAAAAGACCGCGCACCAACCACCTGGAACTGGCCCGGCGGATCATCGAGCACGCCCAGGACACGGGGCTGGGAGATGGCGATGGGCTGTCCGAGCAGCAACTGGCGCGCACCTTCGGCGTATCGCGCACGCTGATCCGCGCGGGGCTGGACCTGCTGCTGGAACAGCAACTGGTGGCCCACGAGCCGGGCAAGGGCTATCGCCTCGCCGCCGACCCTTCCGCCCAGGTACTCGGCCCCGCCCTGCCCCAGGCCGAGGAACAGGCGCTGGCCGCCTCGGTACTGCGCGACCGCATGGCCGGGCGGCTGGGCAACAGCCTCAGCGCCAGCGAGCTGATGCGCCGCTACGACATCGGCCGCGCTGCCGCGCAGAAGGTCCTCGCGCAGCTCAGCGAAGACCAGGTGCTGGAGCGCGGCGCCGGGCAGAGCTGGTCGTTCCGCCCGCTGCTGAACAACCTCGCGGCGCTGGAAGACAGCCTGCGCTACCGCCTGATCCTGGAGCCGGAAGCGCTGCTGGCGCCCGGCTTCGACCCTGATCTGGCGCGCCTCGCCCTGCTGCGCGGCGCCATGGAAGACTTACTCAGTGCGCCCATCGAGCGCTTCGACGTGGCGCAGTTCCGCGAGCTGGACATCGGCTTCCACGAACTGATCGCCCAGGGCTGCGGCAACCGCTTCGTCGGCGACGCCCTGCTGCAGCACCAGCGCCTGCGCCGCCTGCCCAACCTGCTGCCGATGGTCAGCGTGCACCGCCTGCAGGAAGCCCTGCGCGAGCACCTGCGGATCATCGAGCAGATCGAACGCGGCCAGCTGGAAGTCGCCGCCGACCTGATGCGCCTGCACCTGCGGCTGTCCTTCGCACAACGCCCGCAGACCGCCAACCGCGGGATTCCGCAGTCGTTCGCCCTGGGGCGTCGCTGA
- a CDS encoding aminoglycoside phosphotransferase family protein, with amino-acid sequence MNLPCETTRAAARETFLAGSGLSGAAITALPADASMRRYFRLDGKGLLLMDSPPGAEPLAPYLRVAQLLRDCGLSAPSVLAADRELGLALVEDFGQATYTRLLADGHDEVALYRLAVDALVRLHRAGPQAAEGVAAYDGQKLGDEAALFIDWYAPLLVGEQAAAKLRERYLAEFAALWRDVSLRREVLVLRDYHVDNLMLLEGRAGVAACGLLDFQDALFGAPAYDLMSLLEDARRDIPETLRVTLLTQYLSQRPEVDGRRFMADFQVLAAQRHAKVLGIFVRLAKRDGKHGYLKHLPRVLRLFQRALDSEQLRPLAALLDTHLPNWRQGLESDVIAQRLASSESLRSIP; translated from the coding sequence ATGAACCTGCCCTGCGAAACCACCCGTGCCGCTGCCCGCGAGACCTTCCTCGCCGGCAGCGGCCTGTCCGGCGCGGCCATCACCGCGCTGCCGGCGGACGCCTCGATGCGGCGCTATTTCCGCCTCGACGGCAAAGGACTGCTGCTGATGGATTCGCCTCCCGGCGCCGAGCCGCTGGCTCCTTACCTGCGGGTGGCGCAGCTGCTGCGCGACTGCGGGCTGTCGGCGCCCAGCGTGCTGGCCGCCGACCGCGAGCTGGGTCTGGCGCTGGTGGAGGACTTCGGACAGGCCACCTACACCCGGTTGCTCGCCGATGGTCATGACGAGGTGGCGCTGTACCGCCTTGCCGTGGATGCCCTGGTGCGCCTGCACCGCGCGGGCCCCCAGGCCGCCGAAGGCGTGGCGGCCTACGACGGGCAGAAACTGGGCGATGAAGCGGCGCTGTTCATTGACTGGTATGCGCCACTGCTGGTGGGCGAGCAGGCTGCCGCGAAGCTGCGCGAGCGCTATCTGGCGGAGTTCGCCGCGCTCTGGCGCGATGTCTCGCTGCGCCGTGAAGTGCTGGTGCTGCGCGACTACCACGTCGACAACCTGATGCTGCTGGAGGGCAGGGCGGGTGTGGCCGCGTGCGGGCTGCTGGACTTCCAGGACGCGCTGTTCGGCGCGCCGGCCTATGACCTCATGTCCCTGCTCGAAGACGCGCGCCGCGATATTCCCGAAACCCTGCGCGTGACCCTGCTCACCCAGTACCTCAGCCAGCGACCGGAAGTGGACGGCCGGCGTTTCATGGCCGACTTCCAGGTGCTCGCCGCGCAGCGCCACGCCAAGGTGCTGGGCATCTTCGTGCGCCTGGCCAAACGCGACGGCAAGCACGGCTACCTCAAGCATCTGCCGCGCGTGCTGCGGTTGTTCCAGCGCGCGCTCGACAGCGAACAGTTGCGCCCGCTGGCAGCGCTGCTCGACACCCATCTGCCGAACTGGCGCCAGGGGCTTGAGAGCGACGTGATCGCCCAGCGCCTGGCCTCATCCGAATCCCTGCGGAGCATTCCATGA
- a CDS encoding ABC transporter permease, whose translation MTALSADRKLSAWLLAPGLGWLALFLLLPCLLVLVYSFLERGAYGGIDYVFTWENYRRAVDPLYLDILLRSAKIAGLATLFAVLIGYPAAYAITRSTPRRQAVFLFLVMLPFWSNYLIRTYAWIVLLNREGLLNRLFNLLGYSGEPISLLYTDATVVLGLVYNYIPFVILAIYSSLSRIDNELWEASRDLGASGWTTFRRVILPLSVPGVAAGAVFVFVLSIGNFITADLLGGKQVQMVGNLIYAQFLTARDWPFGAALSFFLIGIMMLLLFIQAMVSRRAQGAEGERHA comes from the coding sequence ATGACCGCTTTGTCCGCCGACCGGAAACTCTCGGCCTGGCTGCTCGCGCCCGGCCTTGGCTGGCTGGCCCTGTTCCTGCTGCTGCCGTGCCTGCTGGTGCTGGTCTACAGCTTCCTCGAGCGTGGTGCCTATGGCGGCATCGACTACGTGTTCACCTGGGAAAACTACCGCCGCGCGGTGGACCCGCTGTACCTCGACATCCTCCTGCGCTCGGCGAAGATCGCCGGCCTCGCCACGCTGTTCGCGGTGCTCATCGGCTACCCGGCGGCCTACGCGATCACCCGCAGCACTCCGCGCCGGCAGGCGGTGTTCCTGTTCCTGGTGATGTTGCCGTTCTGGAGCAACTACCTGATCCGCACCTACGCCTGGATCGTGCTGCTCAACCGCGAAGGCCTGCTGAATCGCCTGTTCAATCTGCTGGGCTACAGCGGCGAGCCGATCAGCCTGCTGTACACCGACGCCACCGTGGTGCTCGGGCTGGTCTACAACTACATCCCCTTCGTCATCCTCGCCATCTACAGCTCGCTGTCGCGCATCGACAACGAACTCTGGGAAGCCTCGCGGGACCTCGGTGCCTCCGGCTGGACCACCTTCCGCCGCGTAATCCTGCCGCTGTCGGTGCCGGGCGTGGCCGCCGGCGCGGTGTTTGTCTTCGTGCTCTCCATCGGCAACTTCATCACCGCCGACCTTTTGGGCGGCAAGCAGGTGCAGATGGTCGGCAACCTGATCTACGCGCAGTTCCTCACTGCACGCGACTGGCCGTTCGGCGCGGCGCTGAGCTTCTTCCTGATCGGCATCATGATGCTGTTGCTGTTCATCCAGGCCATGGTCTCGCGCCGGGCCCAGGGTGCGGAGGGCGAACGCCATGCGTAA
- a CDS encoding cupin domain-containing protein: MPEFKAASFNGESTAPHIRGARDYDDLVDWGVQSDALEGVSHSSGRLLFKGPNNSPETGLWVCTPGRWRLSIPRDELCHFVSGRATYRSDEGEVIEVEPDTLVLFPAGWTGECTVHSTLRNLYMLA; encoded by the coding sequence ATGCCTGAGTTCAAGGCCGCTTCCTTCAATGGAGAGAGCACCGCGCCGCACATCCGCGGCGCCCGCGACTACGACGACCTGGTGGACTGGGGCGTGCAGTCCGACGCGCTGGAGGGTGTCTCGCACTCCAGCGGCCGGCTGCTGTTCAAGGGCCCGAACAACAGCCCGGAAACCGGCCTGTGGGTCTGCACCCCCGGCCGCTGGCGGCTGTCGATCCCGCGTGACGAGCTCTGCCACTTCGTCTCCGGACGCGCCACCTACCGCTCCGACGAGGGCGAGGTGATCGAGGTCGAGCCCGACACCCTGGTGCTGTTCCCGGCCGGCTGGACCGGCGAGTGCACCGTGCACAGCACGCTGCGCAATCTCTACATGCTGGCCTGA
- a CDS encoding aldehyde dehydrogenase family protein has protein sequence MTDFHVDLPLRFIGPQYQGVATQRLRDIINPADLTPVGRIALCDAEDVDATIDAANAAQREWKRVDAKSRAAILHQLANAIETDQATQREVARLMTLEMGKPFPEAMGELANCAPIFRYYAEMARDEAGKVAGTTQLGSFQHVRYEPYGVSVHIMPFNFPILLMCWTLAASLAAGNACIVKPAESTTLCTLKFMQHFKVLPAGMVSCVPGDASTAQRLVQSERTHAVAFTGSVAAGKAVAVACAERMKPAVIEAGGSDPMIISRHAPLEVAAAGAVTAAFHLSGQICTSAERFYVVDEVHDEFVARFAERTRALRIGHGLERSEIGPMVSEAARAKVIRLVDDAIAKGATLVCGGRIPEQFPVGWYYEPTILTDVTPAMAIFHEECFGPVAAICKVKDFDEAVRLANDSPFGLGASLFSTDLAEAMEAADRLEAGMVWVNNPLIDNDALPFGGWKMSGMGRELGRQGLDAFRRSKMVIIDHQPQIHSWWYPYSDEVFYQG, from the coding sequence ATGACCGACTTTCACGTTGATCTGCCCCTGCGTTTCATCGGCCCGCAATATCAGGGCGTAGCGACGCAGCGCCTGCGCGACATCATCAACCCCGCCGACCTCACCCCGGTCGGACGCATCGCCCTGTGCGACGCGGAAGACGTGGACGCCACCATCGACGCGGCCAACGCCGCCCAGCGCGAGTGGAAGCGCGTGGACGCGAAGTCCCGCGCGGCTATCCTTCACCAGCTGGCCAACGCTATCGAAACCGACCAGGCCACCCAGCGCGAAGTGGCGCGGCTGATGACCCTGGAAATGGGCAAGCCATTCCCCGAAGCCATGGGTGAGCTGGCGAACTGCGCGCCGATCTTCCGCTACTACGCCGAGATGGCCCGCGACGAGGCCGGCAAGGTCGCCGGCACCACGCAGCTCGGCTCGTTCCAGCATGTGCGCTACGAACCCTACGGCGTCAGCGTGCACATCATGCCGTTCAACTTCCCCATCCTGCTGATGTGCTGGACCCTGGCCGCCTCGCTGGCGGCGGGCAACGCCTGCATCGTCAAGCCGGCGGAAAGCACCACGCTGTGCACGCTGAAGTTCATGCAGCACTTCAAGGTGCTGCCGGCGGGCATGGTCAGCTGCGTGCCGGGCGACGCCAGCACTGCGCAGCGCCTGGTGCAGTCCGAGCGTACCCACGCCGTGGCCTTCACCGGCAGCGTCGCCGCCGGCAAGGCGGTGGCGGTGGCCTGCGCCGAGCGGATGAAACCGGCGGTGATCGAGGCCGGCGGCAGCGACCCGATGATCATCTCCCGCCACGCGCCGCTGGAAGTCGCAGCGGCCGGCGCGGTGACCGCAGCCTTCCACCTGAGCGGGCAGATCTGCACCTCGGCGGAGCGCTTCTATGTGGTCGATGAAGTCCATGACGAGTTCGTCGCGCGCTTTGCCGAGCGCACCCGCGCGTTGCGCATCGGCCACGGCCTGGAGCGTTCCGAGATCGGTCCGATGGTCAGCGAGGCGGCCCGCGCCAAGGTCATCCGCCTGGTGGACGACGCCATCGCCAAGGGCGCCACGCTGGTCTGCGGCGGGCGCATCCCCGAGCAGTTCCCGGTGGGCTGGTATTACGAGCCGACCATCCTCACCGACGTCACCCCGGCCATGGCGATCTTCCACGAGGAGTGCTTCGGCCCGGTGGCGGCGATCTGCAAGGTGAAGGACTTCGACGAGGCGGTCCGGCTGGCCAACGACTCGCCCTTCGGTCTGGGCGCCTCGCTGTTCTCCACCGACCTGGCCGAAGCCATGGAAGCGGCGGATCGCCTGGAGGCGGGGATGGTCTGGGTGAACAACCCGCTGATCGACAACGATGCGTTGCCGTTCGGCGGCTGGAAGATGTCCGGCATGGGTCGCGAGCTGGGCCGCCAGGGGCTGGATGCGTTCCGCCGCTCGAAGATGGTGATCATCGACCACCAGCCGCAGATTCACTCCTGGTGGTACCCGTACAGCGACGAGGTGTTCTACCAGGGCTGA
- a CDS encoding GNAT family N-acetyltransferase, producing the protein MPALTCPHLTGQHVELLPLRAEHAPALLEAAADGELWNLKVTVVPGPDTVAGYIAKAEKGLEEGSVLPFAILDRRTGRVVGSTRFWKVDRANRKLEIGHTWLALSAQRTPINSEAKLLLLTYAFEELDCVRVQFTTDELNEKSRAAILRLGAVQEGIVRHERIMPDGRKRNSVRFSIIDSEWPEVKARLLERLGRAPT; encoded by the coding sequence GTGCAGAACATGCGCCGGCATTGCTGGAGGCCGCCGCCGATGGCGAACTGTGGAACCTCAAGGTCACGGTGGTGCCCGGCCCGGATACCGTCGCGGGCTATATCGCCAAGGCCGAAAAGGGCCTGGAGGAAGGCAGTGTCCTGCCCTTCGCCATCCTCGACCGGCGCACCGGCAGGGTCGTCGGCAGCACCCGTTTCTGGAAGGTCGACCGCGCCAACCGCAAGCTGGAAATCGGCCACACCTGGCTCGCGCTGTCGGCGCAGCGCACGCCGATCAACAGCGAGGCCAAGCTCCTGCTGCTCACCTACGCCTTCGAGGAACTCGACTGCGTGCGCGTGCAGTTCACCACCGACGAGCTGAACGAGAAGTCCCGCGCCGCCATCCTGCGCCTGGGCGCGGTGCAGGAAGGCATCGTCCGCCACGAGCGCATCATGCCCGACGGCCGCAAGCGCAACTCGGTGCGCTTCAGCATCATCGACAGCGAGTGGCCGGAGGTGAAGGCACGGCTGCTGGAAAGGCTCGGCCGCGCCCCGACCTGA
- a CDS encoding ABC transporter permease, giving the protein MRNSSNVSGIALGAHLWLVYAFLYVPILVLILLSFNASGLPTAWGGASLKWYAKLLANASIQHAALNTLIVALTSTFIACVLGTLLALGVEMRARNNPGKKGANLADTLLMAPMIIPDIVLAIALLSFFNLLKMSLGLHSIILSHVVFNIAFVCAVVRTRLKHFDYSILEASIDLGAGWFTTARRVLLPAIFPGVMAGGLLAFTLSVDEFIIAFFNSGSGSASTTLPMQIYSMIRFGVTPEINALATLVMLVSFTALFASQRLNKVPKAHD; this is encoded by the coding sequence ATGCGTAACTCCAGCAACGTCTCCGGCATCGCCCTCGGCGCGCACCTGTGGCTGGTGTACGCCTTCCTCTATGTACCGATCCTGGTGCTGATCCTGCTGTCGTTCAACGCCAGCGGCCTGCCCACCGCCTGGGGCGGCGCGTCGCTGAAGTGGTACGCCAAGCTGCTGGCCAACGCCTCGATCCAGCACGCGGCGCTGAACACCCTGATCGTCGCGCTGACCTCCACCTTCATCGCCTGCGTGCTGGGTACGCTACTCGCCCTCGGCGTGGAGATGCGCGCCCGCAACAACCCCGGCAAGAAGGGCGCGAACCTCGCCGACACGCTGCTGATGGCGCCGATGATCATCCCCGATATCGTCCTGGCCATCGCGCTGCTGAGCTTCTTCAACCTGCTGAAGATGAGCCTGGGGCTGCACTCGATCATCCTCAGCCACGTGGTGTTCAACATCGCCTTCGTCTGCGCGGTAGTGCGCACGCGGCTCAAGCACTTCGACTACTCGATCCTCGAAGCCTCCATCGACCTTGGCGCCGGCTGGTTCACCACCGCGCGCCGCGTGCTGCTGCCTGCGATCTTCCCCGGCGTGATGGCCGGCGGCCTGCTGGCATTCACCCTGTCGGTGGACGAATTCATCATCGCCTTCTTCAACTCCGGTTCCGGCAGCGCGTCCACCACGCTGCCGATGCAGATCTACTCGATGATCCGCTTCGGCGTGACCCCGGAAATCAACGCCCTCGCCACCCTGGTGATGCTGGTCAGCTTCACCGCGCTGTTCGCCTCCCAACGTCTGAACAAGGTGCCCAAAGCCCATGACTAA
- a CDS encoding nucleotide disphospho-sugar-binding domain-containing protein has protein sequence MSSERKVIAFFPEAAYGPALNSVGIAQACEAMGHKAVFLTDPGMTGVYSAYGFEEHYVNMSEPMPAEEMARYWTDFINGHIPNFRKAPIDQLDNYVKECWEAIVSTSKWAQKELPAILDRIKPDLICVDNVILFPAIKHYGKPWVRIISCSENEVHDPDIPPYLSGMSVDDKDGHARFQKRFEEVIAPIHADFNDFLAECGERPYPLGTFFEESPYMNLLLYPDPVKFERRHPLPARQFHYLQGCVRTDKPYEIPQFKAHNDKPLLYVSFGSLGSGDVELLKRLVTTIGKLPYRALFNVGEHVEKYTDLPDNVIVSNWYPQPSVIAQVDGVIHHGGNNSFTECLFFGKPAIVMPYVWDGHDNAMRAQESGHGLRMDRYDWSEEDLARNIAQLLGDQLMQGRLARTSDYMRSRKGPEDAARILDQLVQGKAVNHA, from the coding sequence ATGAGTAGTGAACGCAAGGTCATCGCATTCTTCCCCGAGGCCGCCTACGGCCCGGCCCTCAATTCCGTAGGCATCGCCCAGGCCTGCGAGGCGATGGGGCACAAGGCGGTGTTCCTCACCGATCCGGGGATGACCGGGGTGTACTCGGCCTACGGCTTCGAGGAGCACTACGTGAACATGTCCGAGCCGATGCCGGCCGAGGAAATGGCGCGCTACTGGACCGACTTCATCAACGGTCATATCCCGAACTTCCGCAAGGCGCCGATCGACCAGCTCGACAACTACGTGAAGGAGTGCTGGGAGGCCATCGTCTCCACCTCCAAGTGGGCGCAGAAGGAGCTGCCGGCGATCCTCGACCGGATCAAGCCGGACCTGATCTGCGTGGACAACGTGATCCTCTTTCCGGCCATCAAGCACTACGGCAAGCCCTGGGTGCGGATCATCTCCTGCTCGGAAAACGAAGTGCACGACCCGGACATCCCGCCGTACCTGTCGGGCATGAGCGTCGACGACAAGGACGGCCACGCGCGCTTCCAGAAGCGCTTCGAGGAAGTGATCGCGCCGATCCACGCCGACTTCAACGACTTCCTCGCCGAGTGTGGCGAGCGGCCGTATCCGCTGGGTACCTTCTTCGAAGAGTCGCCCTACATGAACCTGCTGCTCTACCCGGACCCGGTGAAGTTCGAACGTCGCCACCCGCTGCCGGCGCGGCAGTTCCATTACCTGCAGGGTTGTGTGCGCACCGACAAGCCCTATGAAATCCCGCAGTTCAAGGCACACAACGACAAGCCGCTGCTGTATGTCAGCTTCGGCAGCCTGGGCTCGGGCGACGTCGAGCTGCTCAAGCGCCTGGTCACCACCATCGGCAAGCTGCCGTACCGCGCGCTGTTCAACGTCGGCGAGCACGTGGAGAAGTACACCGACCTGCCGGACAACGTGATCGTCTCCAACTGGTACCCACAGCCCTCGGTGATCGCCCAGGTCGATGGGGTGATCCACCACGGCGGCAACAACAGCTTCACCGAGTGCCTGTTCTTCGGTAAGCCGGCCATCGTCATGCCCTACGTCTGGGACGGCCACGACAACGCCATGCGCGCCCAGGAAAGCGGCCACGGCCTGCGCATGGACCGCTACGACTGGAGCGAGGAAGACCTGGCGCGCAACATCGCCCAGCTGCTGGGTGACCAGCTGATGCAGGGGCGCCTGGCGCGCACCAGCGACTACATGCGCTCGCGCAAGGGCCCGGAAGACGCTGCGCGCATCCTCGACCAGTTGGTGCAGGGCAAGGCGGTGAACCATGCCTGA